The following proteins are encoded in a genomic region of Nitrospinota bacterium:
- a CDS encoding agmatine deiminase family protein: MNNEIPKDYRMPAEWEPHSGTWLTWPHNSETWPGQDMNQVESDYLQIIKVLAKGEQVHVLALDKSSEADIHEKLVSSGINMDQVFLYDIPTNDSWIRDYGPNFLVRENDMAINDWDFDSWGRKYKWELDDLACSIIAEQLHIPGFKPGIVLEGGAIDVNGRGSCLTTDSCVLNPNRNGGIRRELMEEYFKNYLGVSKTIWLQGDLEGDDTDGHIDNLARFVNPTTIVCSFEENERDRNYLVLKNNFERLQEAKDQDGNPFKVIPLPMPGYVGSKTERLPASYANFYIANHAVLVPIYDHPNDQKALDLLIPFFPDREVIPIQCKTLIWGLGGVHCLTQQQPRPIK, encoded by the coding sequence AAACCTGGCCCGGTCAGGATATGAACCAAGTCGAATCAGACTACCTGCAAATCATAAAAGTTCTCGCAAAGGGAGAACAGGTCCACGTTCTGGCACTAGACAAATCGTCCGAAGCTGATATTCATGAAAAACTGGTATCCAGCGGCATCAACATGGACCAGGTTTTCCTGTATGACATACCCACCAATGATTCATGGATCCGTGACTACGGTCCCAATTTCCTGGTTCGTGAAAACGATATGGCAATCAACGATTGGGATTTTGACTCATGGGGAAGAAAATATAAGTGGGAGCTCGATGACCTGGCGTGCAGTATTATTGCAGAGCAATTACACATACCAGGTTTTAAACCAGGAATAGTTTTAGAAGGTGGAGCGATAGATGTAAACGGTCGCGGTTCATGCCTGACCACAGACTCCTGCGTTCTCAACCCTAATCGCAATGGAGGTATCCGCCGGGAACTTATGGAAGAATATTTCAAAAATTATCTAGGGGTCTCAAAAACAATCTGGCTGCAAGGTGACCTTGAAGGAGACGATACAGATGGACACATTGATAATCTGGCCCGGTTTGTGAACCCAACCACTATAGTATGCTCTTTTGAGGAAAATGAAAGAGACAGAAACTATCTTGTTTTAAAAAACAATTTTGAACGCTTGCAAGAAGCGAAAGATCAGGACGGAAACCCATTCAAGGTTATTCCCCTGCCAATGCCGGGTTACGTTGGTTCAAAAACAGAGCGTTTACCAGCCAGCTATGCCAATTTCTACATAGCCAACCACGCAGTACTGGTACCTATTTACGATCACCCTAATGATCAAAAAGCTCTGGACCTTTTAATCCCTTTTTTCCCTGACCGAGAAGTCATCCCCATTCAATGTAAAACACTTATTTGGGGCCTGGGGGGAGTTCATTGCCTCACTCAGCAACAACCACGCCCAATAAAATAA